The proteins below are encoded in one region of Aquisphaera giovannonii:
- a CDS encoding AI-2E family transporter, which yields MADVDGIEDLAAVRRRVELDPLYATAAVIFIAVGGWYLLKELAPLLRPLVLAIFLAYTIMPAHRALRRRFHGRFAGLFLALLVSLAVLAVSLLLYKNLVDLRAELPRLIERAKTLIDDARAWGREHLPAWIFPPETSSTQAEADTSARLRALASSLVNGASAFLAEALVVGFYLIFLLLEARRLPGRVREGFPAAQADRVLGVVASINEAISSYLRAKTTASIVGAVPVFVILWAFGASFPGMWGVLAFIGNFIPYVGGLVALALPALLAFLELQPAWRPLAVLGLLLVSQFVTNNVIEPRLTARAVDLSPLVVLIALAFWGLCWGVVGMVLAVPLTVVLKIAWENMPGTRPLARLMSEE from the coding sequence ATGGCGGATGTCGACGGCATCGAGGACCTCGCGGCGGTGCGACGGCGTGTGGAGCTCGATCCGCTGTATGCGACGGCCGCCGTGATCTTCATCGCGGTCGGGGGCTGGTATCTGCTCAAGGAGCTCGCCCCCCTGCTCCGTCCCCTGGTCCTGGCGATCTTCCTCGCGTACACGATCATGCCCGCCCACCGGGCCCTTCGCCGGCGGTTCCACGGGCGGTTCGCCGGCCTGTTCCTGGCGTTGCTGGTCTCGCTGGCCGTGCTGGCCGTCTCGCTGCTCCTCTACAAGAATCTCGTCGACCTCCGGGCGGAGTTGCCGAGGCTCATCGAGCGAGCGAAGACGCTGATCGACGACGCCCGGGCCTGGGGGAGGGAGCATCTGCCGGCCTGGATCTTCCCGCCTGAGACCAGCAGCACGCAGGCCGAGGCGGACACGTCGGCTCGCCTCCGGGCTCTGGCATCCAGCCTGGTCAACGGGGCGTCGGCCTTCCTGGCGGAGGCCCTGGTCGTCGGGTTCTACCTCATCTTCCTGCTGCTCGAGGCCCGTCGCCTCCCCGGCCGGGTCCGCGAGGGATTCCCGGCCGCTCAGGCGGACCGCGTGCTCGGGGTCGTGGCGTCGATCAACGAGGCGATCTCCTCGTATCTCCGGGCGAAGACGACCGCCAGCATCGTGGGCGCGGTCCCGGTGTTCGTGATCCTGTGGGCCTTCGGCGCCTCATTCCCCGGGATGTGGGGCGTGCTGGCGTTCATCGGGAATTTCATCCCCTACGTCGGCGGCCTGGTGGCCCTGGCGCTGCCGGCCTTGCTGGCATTCCTGGAGCTACAGCCGGCCTGGAGGCCGCTCGCCGTCCTCGGGCTGCTCCTGGTCTCGCAGTTCGTGACGAACAACGTCATCGAGCCCAGATTGACGGCCCGCGCCGTGGATCTGAGTCCGCTGGTGGTCCTGATCGCGCTGGCGTTCTGGGGGCTCTGCTGGGGAGTGGTCGGGATGGTCCTCGCCGTGCCGCTGACGGTGGTCCTCAAGATCGCCTGGGAGAACATGCCCGGGACGCGGCCGCTCGCCCGCCTCATGTCCGAGGAGTGA
- the mug gene encoding G/U mismatch-specific DNA glycosylase, with the protein MRPTRPEVAAAYGRTIPDLIAPGLAVLFCGINPSLYSAAVGQHFARPGNRFWPALHAAGFTDRLLRPAEQPELLDRRLGITNLVARATARADELSAEEFVAGATILEAKVRRHRPRFVAVLGVTAYRAAFGRRLAVVGRQAEMLAGAGLWVLPNPSGLNAHYQLPDLARAFEDLRLAAAAS; encoded by the coding sequence ATGAGACCCACCCGACCGGAAGTTGCCGCGGCGTACGGCCGGACGATCCCCGACCTGATCGCGCCGGGCCTGGCGGTCCTGTTCTGCGGGATCAATCCCAGCCTCTACTCGGCCGCCGTGGGGCAGCACTTCGCCCGGCCGGGCAACCGCTTCTGGCCCGCGCTGCACGCGGCCGGATTCACCGACCGGCTCCTGCGTCCCGCCGAGCAACCCGAACTGCTCGACCGGCGACTGGGGATCACGAACCTCGTGGCCCGGGCGACCGCCCGGGCCGATGAGCTGTCCGCCGAGGAGTTCGTCGCCGGGGCCACGATCCTCGAGGCGAAGGTCAGGCGTCATCGCCCGAGGTTCGTCGCCGTACTCGGGGTGACGGCCTACAGGGCGGCGTTCGGCCGCAGGCTTGCGGTCGTCGGCCGGCAGGCGGAAATGCTCGCCGGAGCGGGCCTCTGGGTGCTCCCCAACCCGAGCGGCCTCAACGCCCACTATCAGCTCCCGGACCTGGCCCGGGCCTTCGAGGACCTGCGGCTCGCGGCCGCCGCATCGTGA
- a CDS encoding HD domain-containing protein, giving the protein MAITYEDAVAKLHEWTDSPALRNHARGVEASMRRAAHRYGRGEADELRWAMAGLLHDADYDRWPDEHPRRIVAWLEEQGEPEIAQAVVAHFSPSDVPDLTTLDKALLACDELTGFVMACCLVRPDGIRSLTPSSVKKKLKDKGFAAKVSRDDVTNGADRLGVDLAEHIQLVIEALTPHAESLGLAGAARS; this is encoded by the coding sequence ATGGCGATTACCTACGAGGACGCGGTGGCGAAGCTCCACGAGTGGACCGACAGCCCTGCGCTGCGGAACCACGCCCGGGGCGTCGAGGCCTCGATGCGGCGGGCTGCGCACCGCTATGGCCGGGGCGAGGCCGACGAGCTGCGATGGGCGATGGCCGGCCTGCTTCACGACGCCGACTACGACCGCTGGCCCGACGAGCACCCGCGGCGGATCGTCGCCTGGCTCGAGGAGCAGGGCGAGCCCGAGATCGCCCAGGCCGTCGTCGCGCACTTCAGCCCGTCCGACGTCCCGGACCTCACGACCCTCGACAAGGCCCTCCTGGCCTGCGACGAGCTCACCGGCTTCGTCATGGCCTGCTGCCTCGTCCGCCCCGACGGCATCCGGTCCCTCACCCCCTCCAGCGTCAAGAAGAAGCTCAAGGACAAGGGCTTCGCCGCCAAGGTCAGCCGCGACGACGTCACCAACGGCGCCGACCGCCTGGGCGTGGACCTCGCCGAGCACATCCAGCTCGTCATCGAAGCCCTCACGCCGCACGCCGAGTCCCTGGGCCTCGCCGGTGCCGCGCGGTCGTAG
- the tal gene encoding transaldolase, translating into MNLLEQLKSMTTVVADTGDIESIAQYQPRDTTTNPSLLLKAAQMSQYANLLDEAIAYADSQGGPADGKIQVCMDKLAVNFGKEILKIVPGRVSTEVDARLSFDTEATIGKALHIIELYEAEGIARDRILIKIASTWEGIRAAEKLEKQGIHCNLTLLFSFPQAVACAHAGVTLISPFVGRIHDWYLKDRGVKSIEPTEDPGVHSVQRIYNYFKKYGFKTEVMGASFRNTGEIVELAGCDLLTISPELLGDLQKADGKLERKLSPEAAKKQDIPETSIDEKSFRWMLNEDAMATEKLAEGIRKFAADIVKLEQYVAKRMKQAVGV; encoded by the coding sequence ATGAACCTGCTCGAGCAGCTCAAGTCCATGACCACCGTGGTGGCCGACACCGGGGATATCGAGTCGATCGCCCAGTACCAGCCGCGGGACACCACGACGAATCCCTCGCTGCTGCTGAAGGCGGCGCAGATGTCTCAATACGCCAACTTGCTGGACGAGGCCATCGCCTACGCCGATTCCCAGGGCGGTCCGGCCGACGGCAAGATCCAGGTGTGCATGGACAAGCTGGCGGTGAACTTCGGCAAGGAGATCCTCAAGATCGTCCCCGGCCGCGTCTCCACCGAGGTGGACGCGCGCCTCTCGTTCGACACGGAAGCCACGATCGGCAAGGCCCTCCACATCATCGAGCTGTACGAGGCCGAGGGCATCGCCCGAGATCGGATCCTCATCAAGATCGCCTCCACCTGGGAGGGCATCCGCGCCGCGGAGAAGCTCGAGAAGCAGGGGATCCATTGCAACCTGACCCTGCTTTTCAGCTTCCCCCAGGCCGTGGCCTGCGCCCACGCGGGCGTCACGCTGATCTCCCCCTTCGTGGGCCGGATCCACGACTGGTACCTGAAGGACCGGGGCGTGAAGTCGATCGAGCCGACCGAGGATCCCGGCGTCCACTCGGTCCAGCGGATCTACAACTACTTCAAGAAGTACGGCTTCAAGACCGAGGTCATGGGCGCGAGCTTCCGGAACACGGGCGAGATCGTCGAGCTCGCCGGCTGCGACCTCCTGACCATCTCCCCCGAGTTGCTGGGTGACCTCCAGAAGGCCGACGGCAAGCTCGAGCGGAAGCTGTCCCCCGAGGCGGCCAAGAAGCAGGACATCCCCGAGACGTCGATCGACGAGAAGTCCTTCCGCTGGATGCTCAACGAGGACGCCATGGCGACCGAGAAGCTCGCCGAGGGCATCCGCAAGTTCGCCGCCGACATCGTCAAGCTCGAGCAGTACGTCGCCAAGCGAATGAAGCAGGCCGTCGGCGTCTGA
- a CDS encoding HAD-IIA family hydrolase — MGRLRGFAFDLDGTIWAGPTLLPGAGELVEGLRSEGLAVVFATNSSRHGARILADRLTAMGVRAGERDVLAAFDLVAEEITRRLGRVRVMALATPDMDELLAAAGHEVVGVDDWPRAQAVVVGNDPAFDFGRLRAASRAVAAGAAFFAVNMDPRYPVAADTFDPGCGALAEAVATAAEVRPIVIGKPFAPLFERTLERLGCSAGEAAMVGDSLGSDVDGARAMGMFTVWIDGRGEADRGDAARADMVARNLPELHRIWQNQRKISGMTPQPAQ, encoded by the coding sequence TTGGGACGGCTGCGGGGCTTCGCGTTCGACCTCGACGGCACCATCTGGGCGGGGCCGACGCTGCTGCCGGGCGCCGGAGAGCTGGTCGAAGGCCTGCGGTCGGAGGGACTGGCCGTGGTCTTCGCCACCAACTCGTCGCGGCACGGGGCGCGGATCCTGGCCGATCGGCTGACCGCCATGGGGGTCCGGGCCGGCGAGCGGGACGTCCTCGCCGCGTTCGACCTCGTGGCCGAGGAGATCACGCGCCGGCTCGGCCGCGTCCGGGTGATGGCGCTGGCGACGCCCGACATGGACGAGCTGCTGGCGGCGGCCGGGCACGAGGTCGTCGGCGTCGACGACTGGCCGAGGGCGCAGGCGGTGGTCGTCGGGAATGACCCTGCGTTCGATTTCGGCCGGCTGAGGGCCGCATCGCGCGCCGTCGCCGCGGGGGCGGCGTTCTTCGCGGTCAACATGGACCCGCGCTACCCGGTCGCCGCGGACACCTTCGACCCGGGCTGCGGGGCGCTGGCGGAGGCGGTGGCCACGGCCGCGGAAGTCCGGCCGATCGTCATCGGCAAGCCATTCGCGCCGCTCTTCGAACGGACGCTCGAGCGGCTCGGCTGCTCGGCGGGCGAGGCCGCGATGGTGGGCGACAGCCTGGGCTCGGACGTCGACGGGGCCAGGGCCATGGGGATGTTCACGGTCTGGATCGACGGGCGGGGCGAGGCCGACCGGGGGGACGCCGCGCGGGCCGACATGGTCGCTCGAAACTTGCCGGAATTGCATCGCATCTGGCAGAATCAGAGGAAGATTTCGGGAATGACCCCGCAGCCGGCCCAGTGA
- a CDS encoding RsmD family RNA methyltransferase: MRIIAGQRRGHKFDGPRAKSDMRPTSDLVRESLFNMVGDLMPGRVAVDLFAGTGAIGLEALSRGAERAIFVEKDKEHVALIHRNVATLRYEGRAAIRLADAYRWARTYKPDGESPLAVFLDPPYRDYESRRPALRQLLSGLLQRMPAGSVIGVEAGRHLDEVVPDRDSWDVRRYGDTRVAVRLVGEGDRGTVDAAAPAEDIEHDKDSTGEGEGEAGDD; encoded by the coding sequence ATGCGGATCATCGCCGGCCAGCGTCGCGGGCACAAGTTCGACGGCCCGCGCGCCAAGTCCGACATGCGGCCGACGAGCGACCTGGTCCGCGAATCCCTGTTCAACATGGTCGGCGACCTCATGCCCGGCCGGGTGGCCGTGGACCTATTCGCCGGCACCGGAGCCATCGGGCTGGAGGCCCTGAGCCGCGGCGCCGAGCGGGCCATCTTCGTGGAGAAGGACAAGGAGCACGTCGCCCTGATCCACAGGAACGTCGCGACGCTCCGCTACGAGGGGCGGGCCGCCATCCGCCTGGCCGACGCCTACCGCTGGGCGCGAACCTACAAGCCGGACGGGGAGTCTCCCCTTGCGGTCTTCCTGGACCCGCCGTATCGGGACTACGAGTCCCGCCGGCCCGCCCTCCGCCAGCTCCTGAGCGGCCTGCTCCAGAGGATGCCCGCGGGGTCCGTCATCGGGGTCGAGGCGGGGAGGCACCTGGACGAGGTCGTGCCGGATCGAGATTCGTGGGACGTCCGCCGCTACGGCGACACCCGGGTCGCCGTCCGCCTCGTCGGCGAGGGCGACCGAGGCACGGTCGACGCGGCCGCGCCGGCGGAGGACATCGAGCACGACAAGGATTCGACGGGCGAGGGGGAAGGCGAGGCGGGCGATGACTGA
- a CDS encoding CCA tRNA nucleotidyltransferase encodes MTEAEARREFAAEVVRRLRRAGHEALWAGGCVRDIILGGEPADYDVATDARPEAVMEMLPFPSIPVGIAFGVVRVRHPRIRGIEVEIATFRSDEAYVDGRRPKGVIFSTPELDAARRDFTINGLFMDPETGRVIDHVGGLADLRGGLLRAIGDPAERFREDKLRLLRAVRFAARFDLHVEPATLAAIRSMASEVLTVSPERIAQELRKMLVHPSRDRAMDLALDVGLIGVIFPPLAEMRGLFQGKPVQPEGDLWDHAMLVLRLLGPRPSFPLAFAAFVHDVGKPSTRSRHHGRTSFHSHDLAGAKIAERFCRLLRLSNAERERITWLVAYHQYLGEAKKLRESKLKRILAEPGIDELLALHRADALASTGITEQVDYCVYYLEHQPSGPINPAPLLTGHDLARLGLEPGPGFKSILDTVREAQLEGRVQNKREATEWVEHFRATGRWPAVWHADALDDAVSPPVDGAGRQS; translated from the coding sequence ATGACTGAGGCCGAGGCCCGCCGCGAGTTCGCCGCCGAGGTCGTCCGACGCCTGCGACGCGCCGGGCACGAGGCGCTCTGGGCGGGCGGCTGCGTCCGCGACATCATCCTCGGCGGCGAGCCGGCCGACTACGACGTCGCCACGGACGCTCGCCCCGAGGCCGTGATGGAGATGCTGCCGTTCCCCTCGATACCCGTCGGCATCGCTTTCGGCGTGGTGCGGGTGCGGCATCCCCGGATCCGGGGCATCGAGGTCGAGATCGCCACCTTCCGGAGCGATGAGGCGTATGTGGACGGCCGCCGGCCGAAGGGCGTGATCTTCAGCACGCCGGAGCTCGACGCGGCGCGTCGCGACTTCACCATCAACGGCCTGTTCATGGATCCCGAGACGGGCCGGGTCATCGACCACGTGGGCGGCCTCGCGGACCTCCGCGGCGGCCTCCTGCGGGCGATCGGCGACCCCGCCGAGCGCTTCCGGGAGGACAAGCTGCGGCTCCTGCGCGCCGTCCGGTTCGCGGCCCGATTCGACCTGCATGTCGAGCCCGCCACGCTCGCGGCGATCCGATCGATGGCCAGCGAAGTGCTGACCGTCTCCCCCGAGCGGATCGCCCAAGAGCTGAGGAAGATGCTGGTGCACCCGTCCAGGGACCGGGCGATGGACCTGGCCCTGGACGTCGGCCTGATCGGCGTCATCTTCCCTCCATTGGCGGAGATGCGCGGGCTCTTCCAGGGGAAGCCGGTGCAGCCGGAGGGGGATCTCTGGGACCACGCGATGCTGGTGCTCCGCCTGCTCGGCCCGCGGCCGAGCTTCCCGCTGGCATTCGCGGCCTTCGTGCACGACGTGGGGAAGCCGAGCACGCGATCCCGGCACCACGGTCGGACGTCCTTCCACAGCCACGACCTCGCGGGCGCGAAGATCGCCGAGCGGTTCTGCCGGCTGCTCCGGCTGTCCAACGCCGAACGCGAGCGGATCACCTGGCTGGTCGCCTACCACCAGTACCTCGGGGAGGCCAAGAAGCTCCGCGAGTCCAAGCTCAAGCGGATCCTGGCGGAGCCGGGCATCGACGAGCTGCTCGCGCTGCACCGGGCCGACGCGCTCGCGTCCACCGGGATTACGGAGCAGGTGGACTACTGCGTCTACTACCTGGAGCACCAGCCGTCGGGGCCGATCAACCCCGCCCCCTTGCTGACCGGCCACGACCTGGCGCGGCTCGGGCTGGAGCCCGGGCCGGGCTTCAAGTCGATCCTGGACACGGTCCGGGAGGCCCAGCTCGAAGGCCGCGTGCAGAACAAGCGCGAGGCGACCGAATGGGTGGAGCACTTCCGGGCGACCGGCCGCTGGCCGGCGGTCTGGCACGCGGACGCCCTCGATGACGCCGTGTCGCCCCCGGTTGATGGGGCGGGCCGACAGTCCTAG
- a CDS encoding 7-cyano-7-deazaguanine synthase gives MRADGARGTSAAVLLSGGLDSAVLLSEMRRGHDRIHPLYIRGGLRWEEAELAAARAFVAAIGGPGLEPLTVLEEPVRDVYGDHWSTGSGGVPGAETPDEAVYLPGRNVLLTAKAAVWCRLRGVSELALGSLGSNPFPDSTPGFYRDLESVLGRAMGGSPRLTRPFDRLSKAEVVWAGRDLPLHLTFSCLMPVAGLHCGSCNKCAERREGFRQSGVADRTPYATSNASPRVGHAG, from the coding sequence TTGCGAGCGGATGGAGCGCGTGGGACCTCGGCGGCCGTCCTGCTGAGCGGCGGACTCGACAGCGCGGTGCTGCTCTCCGAGATGCGTCGCGGCCACGACCGCATCCACCCGCTTTACATCCGCGGCGGCCTCCGGTGGGAGGAGGCCGAGCTGGCCGCCGCCCGGGCCTTCGTGGCGGCGATCGGCGGCCCGGGATTGGAGCCGCTGACCGTCCTCGAGGAGCCGGTGAGGGACGTCTACGGAGATCACTGGAGCACCGGGTCGGGCGGGGTGCCGGGGGCGGAGACGCCGGACGAGGCGGTCTACCTACCGGGCCGGAATGTCCTGCTCACGGCCAAGGCCGCGGTCTGGTGCCGGCTGCGGGGCGTGTCGGAGCTGGCCCTGGGGAGCCTGGGCTCGAACCCCTTCCCCGACAGCACCCCCGGATTCTATCGGGACCTGGAATCCGTCCTGGGGCGGGCGATGGGGGGCTCGCCGAGGCTCACCCGCCCGTTCGATCGGCTGAGCAAGGCCGAGGTGGTGTGGGCGGGGCGGGACCTGCCATTGCACCTCACCTTCTCCTGCCTGATGCCGGTCGCCGGGCTGCATTGCGGTTCCTGCAACAAGTGCGCGGAGCGGCGAGAGGGATTCCGGCAGTCCGGCGTCGCCGACCGCACCCCCTACGCGACGTCGAACGCAAGCCCACGGGTCGGTCATGCCGGGTGA
- a CDS encoding 6-pyruvoyl trahydropterin synthase family protein, with translation MFQVSREIHFCYGHRLLDYEGKCRHLHGHNGRAVITLEGLQLDERGMLLDFGDIKRTVQRWIDENLDHNMLLRRDDPILPLLRERGERVFVMEHNPTAENIARLIYERAAEHGLPVVQVVLWETENCSASYGGP, from the coding sequence ATGTTCCAGGTGAGTCGCGAGATCCACTTCTGCTACGGACACCGGCTGCTCGACTACGAGGGCAAGTGCCGGCACCTGCACGGACACAACGGCAGGGCGGTCATCACCCTGGAGGGCCTCCAGCTGGACGAACGGGGCATGCTCCTGGACTTCGGCGACATCAAGCGGACGGTCCAGCGCTGGATCGACGAGAACCTCGATCACAACATGCTGCTTCGCCGCGACGACCCGATCCTCCCCCTGCTCCGGGAGCGCGGCGAGCGGGTCTTCGTCATGGAGCACAACCCGACGGCGGAGAACATCGCCCGCCTCATCTACGAGCGGGCCGCCGAGCACGGCCTGCCCGTGGTCCAGGTCGTGCTCTGGGAGACCGAGAACTGCTCGGCGTCCTACGGCGGCCCGTGA
- a CDS encoding DUF4190 domain-containing protein: MATQQPPVEAAQPSAIPAIENELPTYRAISTQAIFALVCGVLSLFSIASPVFYAFAVLAIVLGVTADRSIRRYPDILTGRPLAQAGIACGLIFGLSILTITSVQAFVLRRNAEGFARHYAEVLKQGDLGDVLLLGQPPQQRKSITPKELMEKLMTKNKESAMFEMKITSVRDLKRRLDLSPEQEIHFERIEKEGSEGMVNVALAVFDVHGPSTKAFPEAEQHAMAIIKSSGSESKSKDWWVDDLVFPYKLKTADLPQSHVDDGHGHPH; this comes from the coding sequence GTGGCGACACAGCAACCGCCCGTCGAGGCGGCCCAGCCTTCGGCGATCCCGGCCATCGAGAACGAGCTGCCCACCTACCGGGCCATCAGCACGCAGGCGATCTTCGCGCTCGTCTGCGGCGTCCTGTCCCTGTTCAGCATCGCGAGCCCTGTCTTCTACGCCTTCGCCGTGCTGGCGATCGTCCTCGGCGTGACCGCGGACCGGTCGATCCGGAGGTATCCGGACATCCTGACCGGCCGCCCGCTCGCGCAGGCGGGCATCGCCTGCGGGCTGATCTTCGGGCTCAGCATCCTGACCATCACCTCCGTCCAGGCGTTCGTCCTGCGGAGGAATGCGGAGGGCTTCGCCAGGCACTACGCCGAGGTCCTCAAGCAGGGCGACCTGGGAGACGTGCTGCTGCTGGGGCAGCCTCCCCAGCAGCGCAAATCCATCACCCCGAAGGAGCTGATGGAGAAGCTGATGACCAAGAACAAAGAGTCGGCGATGTTCGAAATGAAGATCACCTCGGTGCGGGACCTGAAGCGCAGGCTCGACCTGTCCCCCGAGCAGGAGATCCACTTCGAACGCATCGAGAAGGAGGGGAGCGAGGGGATGGTCAACGTCGCCCTGGCCGTCTTCGACGTCCACGGCCCCTCCACCAAGGCCTTCCCCGAGGCCGAGCAGCATGCGATGGCGATCATCAAGAGCAGCGGGTCCGAGAGCAAGAGCAAGGACTGGTGGGTCGACGACCTGGTCTTCCCGTACAAGCTGAAGACCGCCGACCTTCCGCAGTCCCATGTCGACGACGGCCACGGCCACCCGCATTGA